In the genome of Deinococcus planocerae, the window AACGCGGCCTGGGCCGCCTCCAGCAGTTGCGGGTCGGGGGTCGGTTGACCGTCACTCACGGAGACTCTCCTCCTGCATCTGGGGCTCCAGGGCGTCCACGTACGGCGCGCGCTCGACCCGCACCCGCACCACACGGCGCTGGTCGGCCTCCTCGACGGTGAAGCTCCAGCCCTCGTGGACGAAGTTCTGGCCCACCTCCGGGATGTCCCCGAAGTGGCTCGTCATGAAGCCCGACAGGGTGTCGTACTCGCCGTCGCCGTCCTCCAGGTTGCTGCCCAGCCGCTCCTCGACCTCGCCGACCGTGAGGCTCGCGTCCATCAGGTACAGCCCCTCGCCGAGCACCTCGATCAGGGGCGCCTCGTCCTCGTCGGTCTCGTCGTAGATCTCGCCGACGATCTCCTCCAGGGCGTCCTCCAGCGTCACCAAACCCGAGGTCCCGCCGAACTCGTCCACCACGATGCTCAGGTGCGACTTCTTCTCGCGCATCTTGGTGAGGAGGTCCTTGATCTTCATGCCCTCGGGAACGAAAAAGACCGGGCGCATGATGTCGGCGATGGTCGTCTCGTCGAGCTCGTTCAGGTGCCGCAGCATGTCCGAGGTGTGCGCGATCCCGACGATGTTGTCGGCGGTGTCCTGATACACGGGCACGCGCGAGTAGCCGTGCTCGGTGTTCACCTCCAGCAACCTTCGCAGCGGGCTCGCCCCGTCCACGACCACCATGTCGATGCGCGGGGTCATGATCTCGCGCACCGTCGTGTCGGAGAGGTCGAAGACGTTGTAGACGAGCTCTTTCTCGTCGTCTTCGAGCACGCCCTCCTGGCTCGACGCGCTGACGATCATGCGGATTTCCTCTTCCGAGTAGGCCGTGTGGTGCCCGGCCACGCCCCGCAGCCCGAAGAGGCGGACCACGCCGTTGCCCATCGCGTTCAGGCCCCGAATCGCCCACTTGAAGACCGTCGTGAAGATCAACAGGGGCCGGGTCACCCACAGGGACACCTGCTCGCTGCGCTGGAGGGCCCAGCTCTTGGGTGCGAGTTCCCCGAAGACGATGTGCAGGACCGTGCTTACCGCGAAGGCGATGCCGAACGAGATCGCCGTGATCTGCCCCTCGCTGAGGGTGGTGTCGCCGAGCAGCGGGTGGATCAGGTGCTCGATGGCGGGCTCGGCCACGAAGCCGATGCCTAAGGAAGCCATCGTGATCCCGAGCTGGGTCGCGGCGATGTACAGGTCGAGGTTTTGCAGGGCGCGCTGGGTCGCCCGGGCCGTCTTGTTGCCCTCGTCGGCGAGCTGGTCGATGCGGGTGCGCCGAACACTGACGAGCGCGAACTCCGCCGCGACGAAAAATCCGTTCACGAGCACGAGAACGAACAGCAAGGCGATGCCGAGGAGATCATTCATGAATGGGCGCGCTCCATCGCGCCCCGGCGTTCCGCGCGGCACAAGCTGCCCACCTCGCCTGCCTCATGGGGCAAGGCCGAGGCGTCGGTCGCCGGTAGGGGGAGCCACAGCAAAAACGCCGCCCGCAGGCAGAGTTCACCGGGCGTCAGACCAGAGCCAGGACTGGGAGGCTCCATAAGCAAAGGAGAGTATACCACTTCGGCGGGGACAGAATGCGTCTTGCTCCCCCTCCGGCAGGCTAACGAATCAGGGCCAGGAGCGGCGGCCCGAGGACGGCCACGCCGACGAGCAGCGCCCCCCCGCTCGCCACGAGCACCGCGCCCGCCGCGGCGTCCTTGGCGACCTTGGCGAGGGGATGCAGGCCAGGGCTGGCGAGGTCCACGACCGCCTCCAACGCCGTGTTCAGGAGTTCGAGGCTGAGGACGAGCGCGCACGCGAGCAGGATGGGGGCCAGAGGCGCGTGCAGGAACACGGCGAGCCCGACCGCCAGCATCCCCGCCCAGACCTCGATGCGGAAGTTGGCCTGCACCCGGTAGCTGTGGACGACCCCCGCCCACGCGAAGCCCGCCGAGTGCCACCAGCGCCGCAGCGAGAGGGCCGAGCCGCCTTGCCTCACGCGTCCGCGGGCAGGGCCGACCGGGCGGCCTCCCAGGCGTCGTGGAAGACCTGCCACTCCTCCCCGGTCGCCCCCTCCTCGAAGCCCAGGCCCTGCGCGTGGGGGTGATCAAACCCGACGAGGTGGGTCAGGCCGTGGCTGGCGAGGAGCGCCACTTCCCGCGTGAGCGAGTGCCCGCGCGCCTGTGCCTGCCGCCCCGCCGTGTCCAGGCTGATGATGATGTCCCCGAGGTGCGGCGGCATGAAGGGGTCGCCCGGCTCCCAGGTGGGGAAGCTCAGCACGTCGGTCGGCGCGTCCTCGCCCCAGTGCTCGCGCTTGAGGGCCTGGATCGCCCGGTCACCCACGAGCACGACCGTCACCTCGCGGTCCTCCACCCCGAAATGCCGCATCGCCGCCGCGAGCGAGGCGCGCAGGGCGGGCCGCAGCCCGGCGGGCGGGGTCTTGCGGGCGATGAGGTCGATCACGGGGACCAGAGTAATGCAGACGGAAGCGGGGGGTCGTCCTCCGCGCAGGGGGGCCGGGCCGAGGGCCGGAGGCCCCCTCCGGCAGCGCGCGGGAGCGAGGCGCGCCGCTTGCGAGCGGTGAGGGTGGCGTGCCTGTTCCGAGGGCCTCCCGTGTCTCAGGCGGCTGGACGGTGGATCGGTCCCCCGGCGTGAAGGGTGCCCCCGCCGAGCAATACACTCCCCCCATGACCCTGACCGTTCCCGACCTCGCGGCCCTCCGGGCACAGTTCCCGCCCCTCGCCTCGGGCCGCGCGTACCTCGACAACGCGGCGGGCGGACTCCTGCCCACCCGGTCCATCGCGGCGATCACGGATCACCTGACCCGCTACGGCGCCACGAACGCCCTGCCGGGCCACGCCCCGGGCCGCGAGGTGCTGGCCCTGAGAAGGAGGGCCCGGGAGGGGACTGCCCTCTTCCTGAACGCGAACCCCGAGGACGTGGCCCTCGGCCCCAGCGCGACCGCCCTCGCCTTCCGGCTCTCGGCGGCCTTCGCCCGGCTGTGGGGACCCGGCGACGAGGTGATCCTCAGCGGCCTGGAGCACGAGGCGAACGCGAGCCCCTGGCGCGAGCTGGAACGGGTGGGCGTGACCGTGAAGGTGTGGCACGCCCGGCAACCCGAGATGCGCCTGCACCAAGGCGACCTCGCCGCGCTGCTCTCCCCCCGCACCCGGCTGGTGGCGGTCACCGGGGCGAGCAACGTGCTCGGCGTGGCCGTGGACGTGCCCGCCGTCGCGGCGCAGGCTCGGGCGGCGGGGGCGTGGACGGTCGTGGAC includes:
- the ybeY gene encoding rRNA maturation RNase YbeY, which encodes MIDLIARKTPPAGLRPALRASLAAAMRHFGVEDREVTVVLVGDRAIQALKREHWGEDAPTDVLSFPTWEPGDPFMPPHLGDIIISLDTAGRQAQARGHSLTREVALLASHGLTHLVGFDHPHAQGLGFEEGATGEEWQVFHDAWEAARSALPADA
- a CDS encoding diacylglycerol kinase — encoded protein: MRQGGSALSLRRWWHSAGFAWAGVVHSYRVQANFRIEVWAGMLAVGLAVFLHAPLAPILLACALVLSLELLNTALEAVVDLASPGLHPLAKVAKDAAAGAVLVASGGALLVGVAVLGPPLLALIR
- a CDS encoding hemolysin family protein, with the protein product MNDLLGIALLFVLVLVNGFFVAAEFALVSVRRTRIDQLADEGNKTARATQRALQNLDLYIAATQLGITMASLGIGFVAEPAIEHLIHPLLGDTTLSEGQITAISFGIAFAVSTVLHIVFGELAPKSWALQRSEQVSLWVTRPLLIFTTVFKWAIRGLNAMGNGVVRLFGLRGVAGHHTAYSEEEIRMIVSASSQEGVLEDDEKELVYNVFDLSDTTVREIMTPRIDMVVVDGASPLRRLLEVNTEHGYSRVPVYQDTADNIVGIAHTSDMLRHLNELDETTIADIMRPVFFVPEGMKIKDLLTKMREKKSHLSIVVDEFGGTSGLVTLEDALEEIVGEIYDETDEDEAPLIEVLGEGLYLMDASLTVGEVEERLGSNLEDGDGEYDTLSGFMTSHFGDIPEVGQNFVHEGWSFTVEEADQRRVVRVRVERAPYVDALEPQMQEESLRE